The DNA sequence CAAAGACTGGGTGAGATATCTCAAGGAGCCCGACGCCGCTTAGACAACTTAAAGCCCTAACAACGCTTAATTCATGGAGCTTAGCCGCTAAATCCCTCAAATTTGATGCCGACACAAAAATCGTAATGGAGCCCACACCAGTACTAACACCGAATAATCTACTCCCCGAGAGAGCGGCGAATACTTGGCTTAAGGTATCCGGCTCTACATCGCAGAGCAAACTTATGGCGGCTAAACCCTTCTCGCTCCTAATCTTAAAGGAGTTTGAGTTAAAGACTCCAACTATCTCTGTTCCCTGAGATCTTAAATCTCCTGATGAAAAGCTAACGATCCTCAATCTTTGTCCCAAAAGCTTATATTTTAGGGCTTCAGCCTTAATGATCTTAGCACCACCATGGGCTAGAGTGAACATATCATGTATATCCAGCCTATCAAGTATACGTGGATTTGGAACAATCTTAGGGTCAGCTGATAGGACACCCTCAGTCTCCTTAACGAGTATCACATCCTCAGCCCTTAAACAATTCGCCAATAATAGGGCTGTTGTATCACTCCCACCCCTCCCAAGCGTCGTGACATTACCATCCCTATCCCTACCCAAGAAGCCGCAGACAACAACTATTTTACCACTAGATAGAAGAGGTTCAATATACTTCTTAACGCGCTCACAAGTCTCCTCAAGAAGGGGTTTAGCATCCCTAAAGTTTGAATCAGTTATAATCGGCCAAAAATCATGGCTGGGCTCAAGATAAACAGCATCTGCGCCCAAAGCCCTAAGAGCAGAGCAGAATATTCGAGCGCTTGTCCGTTCACCCATAGAAACTATGTCAGCGTAATCTCGATCATTCACTATACCCGCCTGCGACATAATGTTTATGAGGTTATCGGTTGTCCCACCCATAGCGGAAACTACCACAACAACCTCTTTAAACCCAGACTTTAAGACCATTTCAGCGGCTCTTCTAATCTTCTCCCCAGTGGCTAAGTCTCCCCCACCAAACTTCACTACAACCCTACCATTCACTATGAGCCCGCTCCACCTCCCCTAAACCAACCCTAACACATCATCCATACTATAAATTCCAGGCTTATCCTGCTTATAAATCCATTCAACGGCATATAATGCTCCCTGAGCGAAGACGCTTCTAGAGAAGGACGTGTGCTCTATCCTTATCATCTCATATGGACCAGCAATAATAACTTCATGAACACCTGGAACACCGCCAGCCCTAACAGCCAAAATCTCAAGCTCACCCGGTTTCCTAGCGCTTAAACCCTCACGCCCATAGGATATGCTTGTGTAGCCCCTAGCCTCAGATATTATCTCACCCATCCTCTTCGCCGTTCCGCTGGGCGCATCCCTCTTACCGGAATGATGGATCTCAACTATGCTGAAATCGTATCCTGCTGGGAAAACTTTCATCATACGCAGCAACCTTAAAAGAATATTCACTCCTATAGCATAGTTTGGTGAGAAGACAGCTGGAACCCTACTTGAAACAGCCTCCCTAATAATCTTCATCTGCTCATCTGTAAATCCAGTCGTCCCCATAACTATCCTCTTACCTAAATTAGCCACAACTGGCAGATTTGCAACCTCAGCCTCAGGCGTAGTGAAGGAGACATAGACATCTGCATTGCTGACGGCTTCCGGAATCCTTGATGGATCCATTATAATAACGTTTAGGTCGCAGATCCCAGCCTCCCTTAAGGTTCTACCTGTGTTAGGGTCATCCCTAGCTGCAATAGCCCCAACAATCCTAAATCCCCTAGCAACAGCCTCCCTAATCAGCGTACTACCCATTCTACCAGTTGCGCCAGCAACACATAATCTAATATTGCTCATACACTAAATCCTCCAAGAGACCTTCATCATACAAGCGCCTGCCCAAATCTACATCAAAGAAATCCTCTATAGGCTTAAAAATCCATGCATCCCTCTCATAAACAGTCCTCGCAACATTCAATATTACATTTAAGCCCTTCCTAGTCAACTTACCAAGCGGACGCCTACATGGACCGGAAGGCATACCTAGAACCCTCATGAGTGTCTTATATGGAAGCGGGTTCCTAGCTCTAAAAGTGACATTACCATATGGGGTTTCCTCCTCGGTCCTAACGGTCACAATTGAAAATAGGGGTTTAAGGGCTTCAGACAGCCTTCTAGCCTCCTCAACTCTACCCTCAAGTATAGCCCTAGTAAACTTCTGGGTTGCAGCAGGAGCCACGTTAGATGTAACAGAGATAACCCCACTCGCCCTTATATCTGGGCTCATCATCATATCATAAGTCTTATCGTCATCGCCGGATAATATGTCAAAGTCCTCACCGCAGAGCTTCCTAGTCAACTTCATATTCTCAAGGTTTCCAGTTGCCTCCTTAACTGCCCTAACATTCTTAAACTTCGAGTGTAGGATCGCTAGGTCTTGGGGTAGCAGCTGCGTTCCAGTCCTACCTGGAATAACATATGGTATCACATAGACATCTGGAAACATTTGGGCAACTGGCTCAATGTACTCTCTCCTTATCTCAAGGGAGCTTGGACCATTATAGTATGGATCAACCAGTAGAACGCATCTTACACCAAAGTCGTATACTTCCCTAGTCATCTCAATAGTCTTCTCAGTGCAATTGCTCCCAGTCCCAGCTATAACCACACATCTACCTCTAGCGGCATCATAAACTTCCCTGATAACCCTAACGCTCTCCTCATGTGTAAGCGTTGGACTCTCCCCAGTAGTCCCAACGGCAAGTAAACCGCTCACGCCCTCCTCAACCTGAAAATCAACAAGTCTCCTTAAACCCTCAAAATCAACCTCAAAATTGCTCTTCATAGGGGTTATTAGAGCGGTATAGCATCCCTCAAACCTCTTAATCTCCATTACAATCCCTCTTAAAGATATTCTGTGATTATAGAATAACTATTTATGTTTTTCGTTTTATTTTTACGTTTTTCGTAAAAAAATGAAGTGGCAATCAATACGTTTTTCGTAAAAATTATTTCCCAGAACGAACATAAATTAATTGTGGATCAAATAGATCTCAAGATATTGAATATATTAAGGGAGAATGCCAGAGTCAAATATATTAAAATAGCGAGACATATTGGTTTAACTGAGGGCGCTGTGAGAAGAAGAATAAAACGACTGATTACGAATGGAATAATAAAGAAGTTCACTATTGAGACAAGCATAGATGTTGAGGGGATAATTCTAATCGAGACTGAGACAGCTAGAACTAAGGAGGTTGTTCAGGATATAAGGAGGATTGCTGATAAAGTGTTTGAGATCTCGGGGGAATATGATGTTGCGGCATTCATTCGAACTCATACAATTGAGGAATTAAATTCTAAAGTAGATGAGATAAGGAAGATCCCATGGGTTCTGAATACAAAGACCCTAATAAAACTCAAGGATTGATTAAAAACATTTAATTCCAGCGTATCTCAAATAGACTCGAGTGCGCGATACATCCTCTCATAAGCTCCAGCAAACCCCTCATCTTTAGAAAGTAATCCTTGAGCAAGCCTAAAAAACTCTATGAAACCATCAAAATTCTTGCTCTCAATAATGCTCCTCAATTTTTCAGCTCTAGACATAAACTTATCCAAGTATTTAACTGTGCACTCATTATCCATTTGTATTGATGCATAAAGTGATGGATTTTCGCTCATAACAGCCTCACTTAGAGTCAGCTGCAAAGTAAATGTTGTTCCACCTAGACTTCTAAGCAGACGTATATCCTCCTCACCGACAACTGACGCAAAAACAATATTTATGAAGTGTGTTAAGGCTAGTGTTAAAGCCATAACCTCATCATGGGTCTCACAATCCACAACTATCACTTCAGCTTCAGGGAAAATTCTTTTCGTTAAATCCTCCTCAACTACACGGTCAATTACCGGTATAAGCGCAATCTTTCCACCAACCATATCCCGAGCGCCGGAGCCAAAAAGTGGATGAATTGACAAACTTTTTACTCCACGCTCAGCAATTCTCTTTAAAGCTGGAAGAACCCTAGATTTAAGAGATGATACTTCAGCAACGATTGCATGCTCCTTCAGATAGGGCATTATCTCAAGCAGGATTGTTGGCGTTACATCGATTGGCGCTGATACAAGTGTTAAATCAGCAATACTCGCAGCCTCAACATTACTCTTAACCATCCTTACACCTAAAGATTTTGCGATAAGCTCGGCTCTATCCACATTCAAATCCGATATTAAAACTTCACAACCATGCTTAAGAAAATATCTTGCAAACCATGAGCCCATCCTTCCAGCTCCACCAATTATAGCAACAATCAATCTGGTAAAACCCCCAGAATCACATTTTATAGAACCTAGACTTAATAATATCCCGCTGAACACGCTTAGATTCCTCAAGCAGCAGATCCAGAAGCTTTAATGCAAAATTTATGTCCACACCGCATTTTTGACTTAAATCCACAACTTTAACTCTCAATTCATTTTCAACAAGTGGATCTTCAATCGGCAGATTATTTTGAGCTTTTATCTCACCTATCCTCTTAGCTAAAGAGACCCTTTCACCCGATAAGCGGATTATCTCGAGTGTCAGTCTAGTCACCTCATCCCTAAGAGCCTTGAGATCCTCTAATCCAGCATCCAAGAATTTCCCTCCAAGAAGAGTATACGCTGGTTCAATGTAAAAATCTTGCCATAAATTATGGTAACACTTAATAATTATGGCAAACTCTAATAATTTGATTTGGAGGATGCTAATGGAATGCACCTACTAAATTTTAAGGGTCTATCTGGACAGCAGATCATGGAGATAGTTGATAAGGGTATAGAGATAAAGCATGATCCAGAAAAATATAGCGACTCTCTACATGGAAAAACCCTAGCAATGATATTCCAGAAGACCTCAACTAGGACCAGAGTCTCTTTCGAAGTTGCCATGACGCAGATGGGTGGGCATGCAATATACATGGATTGGAGGGCAACAAACTTCACAATAGCAGATATACATGATGAAACCCAATACCTCTCACGAAACGTTGACTGCATATTAGCACGGCTACTAAAAAACTCTGATCTGCAAGTTATGGCTAGAGCCTCACGAGTTCCGGTTATAAATGGCTGTGATGAAAAATACCATCCAACCCAGATAATAGCCGATTTAATAACAATGAAGGAGAGGAAGGGCTCATTAAAGGGCGTAAAGCTGGTTTATGTTGGCATACACAATAATGTATGTAACTCTCTAATTGAGGCATGCACAAAAATCGGCATCGAGATAACTACTGTTACACCAATATTTAATGAACCTTCCAGAGATGATGAACTCTTAGAGGAAGCCAGAAGAACAGGACTTTGGAAGACAACATTAAACCTCAAAGAGGCTATTAAAGACGCTGACTTCATTTATACTGATACTTGGGTTGATATGGAGTTCTTCTTAGACCCTAAGTATGCGGAGGAGATGGAGAGACGTATAAAACTGATGATGCCTTATCAACTAAATAGGGAGAATATCGCTGGAAGCAATGCTTGGATAATGCATGATATGCCAATTCACCGCGGATACGAGATAAGCTCAGATATGATTGAGGATCCAAGATCAATAATATATGAGCAAAGCGAGAACAGACTATATTCAGCTAAAGCCATACTGCTCAAGTTACTTGGAAAATACTAATGTAACCACCACAAATTTATTTTGATCCATAACCCTTAAATAATACAGTTTAATCCAAAATATGTCTGATTCAGGTGGAAAAGTTGAGTGAGGCATATAAGAAATATCTGCTCTTCGGAAAATGGAGCTTTGAGGGCATAGAGGTTAAAGACCCGGGACTTCAAAGATACATATCACTTAAGCCAGTTATTATACCCCACTCTATGGGTAGACATGAACATCATAGATTTGCAAAGGCTGATGTAAACATTGTTGAGAGACTTGTTAATCAACTTATGCGCCCAGGTAAAAACGCGGGGAAGAAAGCTAGAGCAATAAGGTTTGTGAAAAATGCATTTGAAATAATTCATCTCCAAACAGGCAGAAACCCAATTGAAGTGCTTATTAGAGCAATTGAGAATGCCGCACCATGTGAGGACACAACAAGGATAATGTATGGTGGAATAGTCTATCATCAAGCTGTGGATGTATCACCACAAAGAAGAGTTGATTTAGCATTACGCTGGATTGCTGAGGGCGCTAGGCTAGCGGCATTCAGTAACCCGAAAACATTCGAGGAGTGCCTGGCGGAAGAAATAATTTTAGCGGCTAATAAAGATCTTAAAAGCTATGCCATACAACGTAGAAATGAGCTTGAAAGAATAGCATTACATGCCCGTTAGCGCAAAATTTTATCCTAAAAATGTATACTTCTCCATCTCCCAGAATAGTTAAATACATTTCAAATAAATTATTTTAAAAATCAGCATTTAATCCGGGAAGAGAATCTATGAGCCTACTCATAAAGAATGGGTTTGTCTATGATCCCATAAACGGCGTTAATGGGGAAGTTATGGATATAGCCGTTGAGGGTGGACGAATAATTGAGAAGGTTAATGAATATGGGGCTCAGGTGATAGATGCATCCGGAATGATCGTCATGCCAGGTGGAATTGATATTCATACCCATATAGCTGGTTCAGAGGTTAATGCGGGTAGACTTCTGAGACCAGAGGATCATATATATGATTTTGAGCCTAAAACACCTATCACTAGATCGGGTGTCGGACACTCCATCCCCTCAACATTCACAACAGGCTACCGTTACACCCGTATGGGCTACACATTCCTCTGTAACCCTTCCATGCCACCTCTAGAGGCTAGGCATACACATGAGGAGCTTGAGGATACCCCCATAGTTGATAAGGTGACTTTCCCGCTTCTAGGCGACTGGTGGTTTGTTCTAGAATATCTCAGGGATGGATTAGTCAAAGAATGCGCTGAACACGCCGCATGGATGATTATGGCGACAAAAGGTTACGCTATCAAAATCGTTAATCCGGGTGGATTAGAGGCTTGGGGCTTCGGTAGAAACGTTAAGGATCTAGATGACCAGGTCCCATACTTTAACATAACCCCTAAAGAGATTATCCGCGGGCTCTGCATAGTGAACAAGATTCTTAATCTGCCACATACAATACATGTTCACACAAATAGGCTTGGACAGCCAGGAAACTACCTTACGACAATTAAAACAATGGAGTGCGTTGAGGATCTTGCAACATCCGATAAGCCCGTAATCCACATCACCCACTGCCAATTCAGCGCATTTAAGGGCGATAGCTGGGCTAACATGAGATCCGGGGCTGAGGATATAGCCAAATATGTTAATAGGCATTCACACGTCACACTTGACATGGGACAGATTGTTTTCACCGATACAACCACAATGACTGCTGATGGACCATGGCAATACACGCTCTACGAGATCAGCGGGAATAAATGGGTTAACCATGATGTTGAGGTTGAGACGAGCTCCGGCATAGTTCCATTTAAATATAGGCGCAAGAGCTATGTTCATGCAATAATGTGGTCTATTGGACTTGAATTAGCCCTCCTAATAGAGGATCCATGGAAAATCTATTTGACAACAGATCACCCTAATGGAGGACCCTTCACCTCATATCCCAGAATCATATCTTGGCTTATGAGCGAAAAGGCTAGGGAGCGAGTCCTCAAAAGAATTAACAGGAAAGCCAAGGCTAAATCGCTACTTCCAAGCATAAATAGAGAGATGACTTTCTATGAGATAGCAATAATCACAAGAGCTGGGCAAGCAAAGGCGCTTGGCCTAAAGAGTAAGGGACACTTAGGTATAGGTGCCGATGCTGACATATCTATCTATAACATTGATCCAAGAAAAATTGATCCCTCACGGGATTATAAAGCTGTTCGAAGGGCATTTTCCAACGCCGCATACACAATTAAAAGTGGGGAGATAGTTGCCGTAAACGGGAGAATAGTTAAAGCTCCTGCTGGGAGAACATATTGGATAAACTTTGAAGCATATTGTGGAGCAGATTGCCTATTGAGAGCAGCCGCCGAATTAAAGAGAAAGTTTAGAGATTACTGGACTATTGAGTTTGACAACTACTTTATTCCGGAGAGATACCTCAAGATTTCAGCGCCAATATCTATTAAAGCGGGGGTGTAAAAGATCATAATACACATTACTCCAAAATATAAATTTAGGCTCCCAATATATGCTGAATGCATATCCCCAGATATTCTCTCCGGGAAAAGCCTGGAGGAGATGTTGAAGCTGAAAGTTTGGGAGGGTAATAGAGCCCGTACATTAGACGATCTCTTCCATATTAAACTTGAGCGGGAGACGGAGGACGGTGATCTCACAATAAACCTAACCGGAGATTTCATTAAGGTTAGAAGGGTTGGGGCTAATATGAGTTACGGAAAGATAATCGTTAACGGGGATATCGGCATGCATCTGGGTGAGGGGATGAGGGGCGGCGAGATAATTGTTAATGGATATGCTGATTCATGGCTCGGCGGCTCAATGAAGAATGGAAGAATAGAAGTTAAAGGTTCAACTGGGGACTATATTGGCGCACCATACCGTGGAAGTAAAAACGGAATGAGTGGAGGACTAATTATTATTCACGGCAATGCTGGCAGGGAAATTGGATGCTTAATGAGGGGTGGAACAATTAAAGTTTATGGTTCCGTCGGGCATTTGGCTGGCATAAACATGACCGATGGAACAATATTTATTCGAGAAGACTGCGCTGGTGAAGCCGGGGCTCAAATGCGTAATGGGAGAATAATTATATGCGGGTATACTCCATCCGTTTTACCAACATTCACAATAGATAGTATAAGACCAAGCGTTGATGTTAATGGTGAAAAGATAACTGGACCATTCTATAGGTTTATAGGTGATATAGCGGATAATGGTGAGGGAAAACTCTTCATATCAAAGCCCAAGAACCCGCACCTAGCATTTTATGAAAAATATCTTTCTTAGGGGATTAGGATTTTGCCCAGCATTAATAGGGAAGCCATTAAAATCGTGAGGGAAATCTGCAGTAACCCGGAAAAATATAATGTTGCTATTAAGAGAAACAGTTTAGGCACATGTATAATTGATGCTGGAATAAATATTAGGGGCGGCTTTCTCGTAGGGGAATTAATAACAAGAATCTGCCTAGGCGGACTTGCCAAAGTAAATCTTTCATCGATAAAGATAGGTAATGTGAGGGTTCCGTCAATAAGAGTCTACACGGATTATCCATCAATATCAACATTAGGCTCGCAGATGGCTGGCTGGAGAATTAAAGTTGGCGAATACTTAGCCATGGGTTCAGGTCCAGCAAGAGCCCTAGCCCTAAAGCCCAAGAGCATATATGAAAAGATAGGATATAGGGATGAGTCTGATGAAGCCGTTATTGTTTTGGAGGCACTCGAGGAGCCGCCTGAAGAAGCCATTAAAATCATCGCTGAATCATGCCATGTGACCCCTGAAAAATTATTTGTAATAGTTACGCCAACATCCTCAATAGCTGGCTTAACCCAGATTTCTGGCAGAGTGGTTGAGGTCGGCATATATAAGCTTCTCGAACTTGGATTGGAACCGGAAAAAGTGCTATACGCTTTCGGGGAGGCGCCGATTCCGCCACCCCACCCGGATAGTGTTAAGTCTATGGGTAGAGCGAATGATGCAATACTTTACGGCGGCTCAGCATATTATGTTGTAAGCCACGAAGATAATTATTTGAGAGATATCGTTAAGAGGGCAGTTTCATCAGCATCAAGAGAATATGGAAAACCATTCTCGGAGATATTCAGAGAGGCTGGGCAAGACTTCTACAAAATTGACCCACAAATATTTGCGCCAGCCAAGATAACGATTGCCAATAAGAGGACTGGAAAAGTTTTTGCCGCTGGAAAAATAAATGCGGAGATACTGCTCAGATCCATAGAGTTAATAGGCTGAAACGAGAGATAAACATCTATTGATTGTAAATAATCTCTATGTCGGCGCTTTATTGCGCTCCCTTTTCCTCCTAGAAATCTTTATCAGGAGATCTAGAAGATTCTTATCCTCCAGGGGTTTTGCTCTAATAACCCCCCTAGATTCAGCTTTACTAAATAATTCATCTCCGATTTCACTACGTACTATTGTCAGAGTCCAGCCCTCAAGACCTAGACCACCAGCAGATATATCAGCCAGCTCAGCGGAGAAATCTAAGCATGTGTTGCAGAAAACGCATGAGGATGCCTTAAAATCTTTTAAGGGCAACGCTTTAACTTCGCCATTCCTCATTTTAAGAAGCAATTTACCCTTTATATTAATCCTAATTACATCATCTGGCTTAATCCCAGCTTTAAGAATCTGATTAATAAGCCCCTCGTAAGTGAAGCTCTCACTGCAGAATAGTCCTATAGTGAATTTGACTGGATTCGCATACTTTTTTAGCGGGAGCATCTGAATTCTTCTAATGGCATGAATCTGACATGGCGTCCCAACAAAGGCTAATTTTCCAATTTTCCTCCGGACGCCATCCCTAAGCGCAAGCATATTTGGCGAGTACGTGTATTTTGTTCCAGCACATTCAAGAATATCATTTTTTGATAAAGCCAGCTTGGGAACACCCTTCAACGGTTTATCTAGGCTTCCGCCAGATAGGACGGCGCCGTCAATTATTCCTTCTTCCAAAGCAAATGTTAGAAGTGATGTTACAACCCCACCATCCTGGCATACGCTCATAATTTCACTACTCGTCGTCTGTGTCACGAGAACACGCTTATAAACACCGAATTCCTCATTAATACTACGCTCCCTATTAAATATGAAGCGCTCAAGATCCGGAATAGAGAGATTAAATTTTGGGCATATTTGAGCACATATTCCACAAACCTTACATTCACTTATAAGTCTGGGGCTACCCTCAGCATATTCAAGACAATTGAATGGGCATGAGATGACACAAGATGCGCAACCAGTGCAAAGGAGAGAATCGATAACATGCTTCTTCAGCGTTTCCTCAAAAGTAACTCTTTGGAGAGGCATTAATCTTACCCTCAAAGGCTTTATTTTTAGGAGGATTGTAAATAAAATACTGGTTAGACTAATATATGCTTCGCTGGAGAAACAGAAAATGGATTTAAACAGCTTAATCAATGAATCCATAACCGTTAAACCAAAGGTGTTCCTAGAGCTAATTAATGATGTTGGCAATATACTTTCTAGTGAGCAAGAAAGAGGCATAAGAGGGTTAGCTCTTATCGGTAAGCTTATTTATATCCCATCTCAAGGCGAAGCAATAATTGTAGGAGATATCCACGGTGACCTATCAAGCCTAAAACACATATTATCTGAAACGAGATTCATAGATAGAGTTCAGCATGAGCATAATTTATATCTGATTTTCCTCGGCGACTATGGTGATAGAGGCGTATACTCGCCAGAAGTTTATTACATAATTTTAATGTTGAAGAAAATGTTCCCAGAGAACATAATCCTCATTCAAGGCAATCATGAGGGACCGGAAGATTTACTCGCACGCCCACACGACCTACCATATCACTTAAGAAGGAAGTTTGGTTTGGAGGGATTAAGGGTTTATGAAGAGTTAAGCCGTCTTTTTAGGAGATTCTATACGGCTGTGATCATTAAAGACATGTTCGTAATGCTTCATGGTGGGGTTCCAAGTGAAATGAGAAGCGTGGATGATCTTGCATTTGCATACAAGAAGCATCCTGCCGAAAGCCATTTAGAGGAGATATTATGGAGTGATCCAATAGACGAGTTAGATGGAAAGTATCCATCCCCGCGTGGAGCAGGATACTTATTTGGCGAAAGTATAACAAAGAATTTCCTTAACACTCTAGGCGTTAAACTCTTAATTAGGGGTCATGAGCCAGTAGACGGGGGATATAAATTCAATCATAATGGAAAGGTTTTAACATTATTCTCAAGGAAGGGAGCACCATACTACAATACCTATGCAGCATATTTAACCCTAAAATTATCACTCATCCACTATTCCATAGATGATATTAAGCGATCAATTCGGATATTTTAAGAATATTAAAAT is a window from the Candidatus Bathyarchaeia archaeon genome containing:
- a CDS encoding aspartate kinase, encoding MNGRVVVKFGGGDLATGEKIRRAAEMVLKSGFKEVVVVVSAMGGTTDNLINIMSQAGIVNDRDYADIVSMGERTSARIFCSALRALGADAVYLEPSHDFWPIITDSNFRDAKPLLEETCERVKKYIEPLLSSGKIVVVCGFLGRDRDGNVTTLGRGGSDTTALLLANCLRAEDVILVKETEGVLSADPKIVPNPRILDRLDIHDMFTLAHGGAKIIKAEALKYKLLGQRLRIVSFSSGDLRSQGTEIVGVFNSNSFKIRSEKGLAAISLLCDVEPDTLSQVFAALSGSRLFGVSTGVGSITIFVSASNLRDLAAKLHELSVVRALSCLSGVGLLEISHPVFVDSPGWVAKMTNALASKGINIVEVTTSKATINIFIDESKIEEAVKVVRDALEA
- the dapB gene encoding 4-hydroxy-tetrahydrodipicolinate reductase; amino-acid sequence: MSNIRLCVAGATGRMGSTLIREAVARGFRIVGAIAARDDPNTGRTLREAGICDLNVIIMDPSRIPEAVSNADVYVSFTTPEAEVANLPVVANLGKRIVMGTTGFTDEQMKIIREAVSSRVPAVFSPNYAIGVNILLRLLRMMKVFPAGYDFSIVEIHHSGKRDAPSGTAKRMGEIISEARGYTSISYGREGLSARKPGELEILAVRAGGVPGVHEVIIAGPYEMIRIEHTSFSRSVFAQGALYAVEWIYKQDKPGIYSMDDVLGLV
- the dapA gene encoding 4-hydroxy-tetrahydrodipicolinate synthase, whose amino-acid sequence is MEIKRFEGCYTALITPMKSNFEVDFEGLRRLVDFQVEEGVSGLLAVGTTGESPTLTHEESVRVIREVYDAARGRCVVIAGTGSNCTEKTIEMTREVYDFGVRCVLLVDPYYNGPSSLEIRREYIEPVAQMFPDVYVIPYVIPGRTGTQLLPQDLAILHSKFKNVRAVKEATGNLENMKLTRKLCGEDFDILSGDDDKTYDMMMSPDIRASGVISVTSNVAPAATQKFTRAILEGRVEEARRLSEALKPLFSIVTVRTEEETPYGNVTFRARNPLPYKTLMRVLGMPSGPCRRPLGKLTRKGLNVILNVARTVYERDAWIFKPIEDFFDVDLGRRLYDEGLLEDLVYEQY
- a CDS encoding winged helix-turn-helix transcriptional regulator — encoded protein: MDQIDLKILNILRENARVKYIKIARHIGLTEGAVRRRIKRLITNGIIKKFTIETSIDVEGIILIETETARTKEVVQDIRRIADKVFEISGEYDVAAFIRTHTIEELNSKVDEIRKIPWVLNTKTLIKLKD
- a CDS encoding prephenate dehydrogenase/arogenate dehydrogenase family protein, which encodes MIVAIIGGAGRMGSWFARYFLKHGCEVLISDLNVDRAELIAKSLGVRMVKSNVEAASIADLTLVSAPIDVTPTILLEIMPYLKEHAIVAEVSSLKSRVLPALKRIAERGVKSLSIHPLFGSGARDMVGGKIALIPVIDRVVEEDLTKRIFPEAEVIVVDCETHDEVMALTLALTHFINIVFASVVGEEDIRLLRSLGGTTFTLQLTLSEAVMSENPSLYASIQMDNECTVKYLDKFMSRAEKLRSIIESKNFDGFIEFFRLAQGLLSKDEGFAGAYERMYRALESI
- a CDS encoding chorismate mutase; the protein is MDAGLEDLKALRDEVTRLTLEIIRLSGERVSLAKRIGEIKAQNNLPIEDPLVENELRVKVVDLSQKCGVDINFALKLLDLLLEESKRVQRDIIKSRFYKM
- the argF gene encoding ornithine carbamoyltransferase; amino-acid sequence: MHLLNFKGLSGQQIMEIVDKGIEIKHDPEKYSDSLHGKTLAMIFQKTSTRTRVSFEVAMTQMGGHAIYMDWRATNFTIADIHDETQYLSRNVDCILARLLKNSDLQVMARASRVPVINGCDEKYHPTQIIADLITMKERKGSLKGVKLVYVGIHNNVCNSLIEACTKIGIEITTVTPIFNEPSRDDELLEEARRTGLWKTTLNLKEAIKDADFIYTDTWVDMEFFLDPKYAEEMERRIKLMMPYQLNRENIAGSNAWIMHDMPIHRGYEISSDMIEDPRSIIYEQSENRLYSAKAILLKLLGKY
- a CDS encoding 30S ribosomal protein S7, which produces MSEAYKKYLLFGKWSFEGIEVKDPGLQRYISLKPVIIPHSMGRHEHHRFAKADVNIVERLVNQLMRPGKNAGKKARAIRFVKNAFEIIHLQTGRNPIEVLIRAIENAAPCEDTTRIMYGGIVYHQAVDVSPQRRVDLALRWIAEGARLAAFSNPKTFEECLAEEIILAANKDLKSYAIQRRNELERIALHAR
- a CDS encoding formylmethanofuran dehydrogenase subunit A, with the translated sequence MSLLIKNGFVYDPINGVNGEVMDIAVEGGRIIEKVNEYGAQVIDASGMIVMPGGIDIHTHIAGSEVNAGRLLRPEDHIYDFEPKTPITRSGVGHSIPSTFTTGYRYTRMGYTFLCNPSMPPLEARHTHEELEDTPIVDKVTFPLLGDWWFVLEYLRDGLVKECAEHAAWMIMATKGYAIKIVNPGGLEAWGFGRNVKDLDDQVPYFNITPKEIIRGLCIVNKILNLPHTIHVHTNRLGQPGNYLTTIKTMECVEDLATSDKPVIHITHCQFSAFKGDSWANMRSGAEDIAKYVNRHSHVTLDMGQIVFTDTTTMTADGPWQYTLYEISGNKWVNHDVEVETSSGIVPFKYRRKSYVHAIMWSIGLELALLIEDPWKIYLTTDHPNGGPFTSYPRIISWLMSEKARERVLKRINRKAKAKSLLPSINREMTFYEIAIITRAGQAKALGLKSKGHLGIGADADISIYNIDPRKIDPSRDYKAVRRAFSNAAYTIKSGEIVAVNGRIVKAPAGRTYWINFEAYCGADCLLRAAAELKRKFRDYWTIEFDNYFIPERYLKISAPISIKAGV
- a CDS encoding formylmethanofuran dehydrogenase subunit C is translated as MTPKYKFRLPIYAECISPDILSGKSLEEMLKLKVWEGNRARTLDDLFHIKLERETEDGDLTINLTGDFIKVRRVGANMSYGKIIVNGDIGMHLGEGMRGGEIIVNGYADSWLGGSMKNGRIEVKGSTGDYIGAPYRGSKNGMSGGLIIIHGNAGREIGCLMRGGTIKVYGSVGHLAGINMTDGTIFIREDCAGEAGAQMRNGRIIICGYTPSVLPTFTIDSIRPSVDVNGEKITGPFYRFIGDIADNGEGKLFISKPKNPHLAFYEKYLS
- the mch gene encoding methenyltetrahydromethanopterin cyclohydrolase, producing the protein MPSINREAIKIVREICSNPEKYNVAIKRNSLGTCIIDAGINIRGGFLVGELITRICLGGLAKVNLSSIKIGNVRVPSIRVYTDYPSISTLGSQMAGWRIKVGEYLAMGSGPARALALKPKSIYEKIGYRDESDEAVIVLEALEEPPEEAIKIIAESCHVTPEKLFVIVTPTSSIAGLTQISGRVVEVGIYKLLELGLEPEKVLYAFGEAPIPPPHPDSVKSMGRANDAILYGGSAYYVVSHEDNYLRDIVKRAVSSASREYGKPFSEIFREAGQDFYKIDPQIFAPAKITIANKRTGKVFAAGKINAEILLRSIELIG